From one Azospirillum ramasamyi genomic stretch:
- a CDS encoding di-heme-cytochrome C peroxidase: MKTPVYATLAATALLLASCAEAPQPPRAVPVKPPTEVNGLWYLDQGWSQEARQWYYTTSQGSQIMRYDWFMALEDPQTKQPFVKSITRYGYRANTSAEWNPDLLPVGFVKDVDPNKTEWFGMTCAACHTGDVTVNGKTMRIDGAVTTGDLYGFISGLSNAVRVTVTSDDAFQPFAARVLGANATVQQKLALYDALKDFDKSFADFVAASTPDTPWGPMRTDAFGMIFNRVSAIDLNLPKNNRAPNAPVSYPYLWDAPHQPRVQWNGLLPNATAFDALGRNAGEVLGVFGKVTLKPPANAAHYYYKSTVRGRNLVDMENQLRKLRSPVWPDSLAGNVDIVKAAAGEPIYKENCESCHAIIPRGETYTTAPIQMVPLFNWADPTNAVAVVTAFTTICTQGVDAAVAAKMITVNYDADPKMAVDALCRKVDTGVLAKVAMPPQRLGGTPLTNPDLAANLLSNAVIGAIFGDLVREPGLLADLLKGDNAPAPWLTASAPTNWSPQSRTKAGTLDTTPFVKPGAKLTADHQKVIAALTDRGRNEPTVGAVPDGGSAAKAQVKTQAKAAAAPAKAAASGTPPSDVEALAATIKQLMAYKARPLDGVWATAPYMHNGSVPNLYEMLLPASQRSATFRMGSTSIDPVKVGVDSSAAGATFVYDTAKPGNRNTGHEFGAGLSDVQRWQLLEYLKTL, from the coding sequence ATGAAAACTCCCGTATACGCGACCCTGGCCGCCACCGCGCTGCTGCTCGCCTCCTGCGCCGAAGCGCCCCAGCCACCGCGCGCCGTGCCGGTCAAGCCGCCGACCGAGGTCAACGGCCTGTGGTATCTGGACCAGGGCTGGTCGCAGGAAGCCCGCCAGTGGTACTACACCACCAGCCAGGGATCGCAGATCATGCGCTATGACTGGTTCATGGCGCTGGAGGATCCGCAGACCAAGCAGCCCTTCGTCAAGAGCATCACCCGCTACGGCTATCGCGCCAATACGTCGGCCGAGTGGAATCCCGACCTGCTGCCGGTCGGATTCGTCAAGGACGTCGATCCCAACAAGACCGAATGGTTCGGCATGACCTGCGCCGCCTGCCACACCGGCGACGTGACGGTGAACGGCAAGACCATGCGCATCGACGGCGCGGTCACCACCGGCGACCTCTACGGCTTCATCAGCGGGCTGAGCAACGCGGTCCGCGTCACCGTGACCAGCGACGACGCCTTCCAGCCCTTCGCCGCGCGCGTGCTGGGCGCCAACGCCACCGTCCAGCAGAAGCTGGCGCTGTACGACGCGCTGAAGGATTTCGACAAGTCATTCGCCGACTTCGTCGCGGCCAGCACCCCCGACACGCCCTGGGGGCCGATGCGCACGGACGCCTTCGGCATGATCTTCAACCGCGTGTCGGCGATCGACCTGAATCTGCCGAAGAACAACCGCGCGCCCAACGCCCCGGTCAGCTATCCCTACCTGTGGGACGCGCCGCACCAGCCGCGGGTGCAGTGGAACGGCCTGTTGCCGAACGCAACCGCCTTCGATGCGCTGGGCCGCAATGCCGGCGAGGTGCTGGGCGTGTTCGGCAAGGTGACGCTGAAGCCGCCGGCCAACGCCGCCCACTACTATTACAAGTCCACGGTCCGCGGCCGGAATCTGGTCGACATGGAAAACCAGCTGCGCAAGCTGCGGTCGCCGGTATGGCCGGACAGCCTCGCCGGCAACGTCGACATCGTGAAGGCCGCGGCCGGCGAGCCGATCTACAAGGAAAACTGCGAGAGCTGCCACGCGATCATTCCGCGGGGCGAGACCTACACAACGGCCCCCATCCAGATGGTGCCGTTGTTCAACTGGGCGGATCCGACGAATGCCGTCGCGGTGGTCACGGCCTTCACCACCATCTGCACCCAGGGCGTCGATGCCGCCGTGGCCGCCAAGATGATCACGGTCAACTACGATGCCGATCCGAAAATGGCGGTCGATGCACTGTGCCGCAAGGTCGACACCGGCGTCCTCGCCAAGGTCGCCATGCCGCCGCAACGTCTCGGCGGCACGCCGCTGACGAACCCGGACCTCGCCGCCAACCTGCTGTCCAACGCGGTGATCGGCGCCATCTTCGGCGATCTGGTGCGCGAACCGGGCCTGCTGGCCGATCTGCTGAAGGGCGACAACGCCCCGGCGCCGTGGCTGACCGCCAGCGCCCCCACCAACTGGTCGCCGCAATCCCGGACGAAGGCCGGCACGCTGGACACCACGCCCTTCGTGAAGCCCGGCGCCAAGCTGACCGCCGACCACCAGAAGGTGATCGCCGCCCTGACCGACCGCGGCCGGAACGAGCCGACCGTCGGCGCCGTCCCGGACGGCGGCAGCGCGGCGAAGGCCCAGGTGAAGACCCAGGCGAAAGCCGCCGCCGCTCCTGCCAAAGCCGCAGCATCGGGCACCCCTCCCTCCGACGTGGAAGCGCTGGCCGCCACCATCAAGCAGCTGATGGCATACAAGGCCCGTCCCCTGGACGGCGTTTGGGCGACGGCGCCCTACATGCACAACGGTTCGGTTCCCAACCTGTACGAGATGCTGCTGCCGGCGTCGCAGCGGTCGGCGACCTTCCGCATGGGCAGCACCTCCATCGACCCGGTCAAGGTCGGCGTGGATTCCTCGGCGGCGGGCGCCACCTTCGTCTATGACACGGCGAAGCCCGGCAACCGCAACACCGGCCACGAGTTCGGCGCCGGCCTGAGCGACGTGCAGCGCTGGCAGCTGCTGGAATACCTGAAGACACTCTGA